One window of the Piliocolobus tephrosceles isolate RC106 chromosome 17, ASM277652v3, whole genome shotgun sequence genome contains the following:
- the STX4 gene encoding syntaxin-4 isoform X2: MTARTKRTRSESRWWCTRARHGWGARTRSSSRSPLGHPPQVRTIRQTIVKLGNKVQELEKQQVTILATPLPEESMKQELQNLRDEIKQLGREIRLQLKAIEPQKEEADENYNSVNTRMRKTQHGVLSQQFVELINKCNSMQSEYREKNVERIRRQLKITNAGMVSDEELEQMLDSGQSEVFVSNILKDTQVTRQALNEISARHSEIQQLERSIRELHDIFTFLASEVEMQGEMINRIEKNILSSADYVERGQEHVKTALENQKKARKKKVLIAICVSITVVLLAVIIGVTVVG, from the exons ATGACAGCTCGGACGAAGAGGACAAGGAGCGAGTCGCGCTGGTGGTGCACCCGGGCACGGCACGGCTGGGGAGCCCGGACGAGGAGTTCTTCCAGAAG CCCTCTCGGTCACCCTCCCCAGGTCCGGACAATTCGGCAGACTATTGTCAAGCTGGGGAATaaagtccaggagttggagaaacAGCAGGTCACCATCCTGGCCACGCCCCTTCCTGAGGAGA GCATGAAGCAGGAGCTGCAGAACCTGCGCGACGAGATCAAACAGCTTGGGAGGGAGATCCGCCTGCAGCTGAAGG CCATAGAGCCCCAGAAGGAGGAAGCTGATGAGAACTATAACTCCGTCAACACAAGAATGAGAAAAACCCAG CACGGGGTCCTGTCCCAGCAATTCGTGGAGCTCATCAACAAGTGCAATTCAATGCAGTCCGAATACCGGGAGAAGAACGTGGAGCGGATCCGGAGGCAGCTGAAGATCA CCAATGCTGGGATGGTGTCTGACGAGGAGCTGGAGCAGATGCTGGATAGTGGGCAGAGCGAGGTGTTTGTGTCCAAT ATCCTGAAGGACACACAGGTGACTCGACAGGCCTTAAATGAGATCTCCGCCCGGCACAGTGAGATCCAGCAGCTTGAACGCAGTATTCGTGAGTTGCATGATATCTTCACTTTTCTGGCTTCTGAAGTGGAGATGCAG GGGGAGATGATCAATCGGATTGAGAAGAACATCCTGAGCTCAGCGGACTACGTGGAACGCGGGCAGGAGCACGTCAAGACAGCCCTGGAGAACCAGAAGAAGGCGAGGAAG AAGAAAGTCTTGATTGCCATCTGTGTGTCCATCACCGTCGTCCTCCTAGCAGTCATCATTGGCGTCACAGTGGTTGGATAA
- the STX4 gene encoding syntaxin-4 isoform X1, with protein MRDRTHELRQGDDSSDEEDKERVALVVHPGTARLGSPDEEFFQKVRTIRQTIVKLGNKVQELEKQQVTILATPLPEESMKQELQNLRDEIKQLGREIRLQLKAIEPQKEEADENYNSVNTRMRKTQHGVLSQQFVELINKCNSMQSEYREKNVERIRRQLKITNAGMVSDEELEQMLDSGQSEVFVSNILKDTQVTRQALNEISARHSEIQQLERSIRELHDIFTFLASEVEMQGEMINRIEKNILSSADYVERGQEHVKTALENQKKARKKKVLIAICVSITVVLLAVIIGVTVVG; from the exons ATGCGGGACAGGACCCACGAGCTGAGGCAG GGGGATGACAGCTCGGACGAAGAGGACAAGGAGCGAGTCGCGCTGGTGGTGCACCCGGGCACGGCACGGCTGGGGAGCCCGGACGAGGAGTTCTTCCAGAAG GTCCGGACAATTCGGCAGACTATTGTCAAGCTGGGGAATaaagtccaggagttggagaaacAGCAGGTCACCATCCTGGCCACGCCCCTTCCTGAGGAGA GCATGAAGCAGGAGCTGCAGAACCTGCGCGACGAGATCAAACAGCTTGGGAGGGAGATCCGCCTGCAGCTGAAGG CCATAGAGCCCCAGAAGGAGGAAGCTGATGAGAACTATAACTCCGTCAACACAAGAATGAGAAAAACCCAG CACGGGGTCCTGTCCCAGCAATTCGTGGAGCTCATCAACAAGTGCAATTCAATGCAGTCCGAATACCGGGAGAAGAACGTGGAGCGGATCCGGAGGCAGCTGAAGATCA CCAATGCTGGGATGGTGTCTGACGAGGAGCTGGAGCAGATGCTGGATAGTGGGCAGAGCGAGGTGTTTGTGTCCAAT ATCCTGAAGGACACACAGGTGACTCGACAGGCCTTAAATGAGATCTCCGCCCGGCACAGTGAGATCCAGCAGCTTGAACGCAGTATTCGTGAGTTGCATGATATCTTCACTTTTCTGGCTTCTGAAGTGGAGATGCAG GGGGAGATGATCAATCGGATTGAGAAGAACATCCTGAGCTCAGCGGACTACGTGGAACGCGGGCAGGAGCACGTCAAGACAGCCCTGGAGAACCAGAAGAAGGCGAGGAAG AAGAAAGTCTTGATTGCCATCTGTGTGTCCATCACCGTCGTCCTCCTAGCAGTCATCATTGGCGTCACAGTGGTTGGATAA